In Nostoc sp. GT001, a genomic segment contains:
- the dacB gene encoding D-alanyl-D-alanine carboxypeptidase/D-alanyl-D-alanine-endopeptidase yields the protein MRLKTLNQPLGVLLIFLTSQIGFSSRVAKAQTTVAPTTTTKSICSSQLGKAIDAVINRPLFNRVRWGILVQPLSTGPTLYSRDAQKYFTPASNVKLLTTAAALQELGANFRIRTSIYQNGNGVLRVVGRGDPSFSDTELQKLAQQLKKKGITQIQQLIADDSYIQGDIVNPTWQWEDVQSDYGAPVSSFILNQNIFSLKLVPQAVGKSLQLVWIDPGEAKQWRIINQSVTVPQNQPNYVNVTRELSGTVLRIQGQLATNSEPSLIDLPVVDPNYYFLRRFRTALATEKINLGQTLVVNGGVNQQEIAFVESPPLAELLAETNLNSNNLYSEVLLRALAVKKIRLKNQTSADVGLEVVKASLTKLGVDPANYILVDGSGLSRRNLVTPEAFVQTLRAIARTPTAYIYRASLPVAGKSGTLKGRFQETPAEGIVQAKTGTLTGVVSLSGYMNAPKYEPLVFSIIVNQSDQSATVIRQAIDEVVVLLTQLQHC from the coding sequence GTGAGACTTAAGACTTTAAATCAACCACTGGGTGTTTTATTAATATTTTTGACTAGTCAGATAGGATTTAGTTCTAGGGTTGCGAAAGCACAAACCACAGTTGCACCAACAACTACCACAAAATCAATTTGCTCTAGCCAACTGGGAAAAGCTATAGATGCTGTAATCAATCGTCCCTTATTTAATCGGGTGCGCTGGGGAATTTTGGTACAACCTCTGTCAACGGGGCCAACTCTTTACAGTCGAGATGCTCAAAAATATTTTACTCCTGCGTCTAACGTCAAATTGCTGACAACAGCAGCTGCATTGCAGGAATTGGGTGCTAATTTTCGGATTCGTACCTCTATTTATCAGAATGGCAATGGTGTTTTACGTGTTGTCGGTAGGGGAGATCCTAGCTTCAGCGATACAGAACTGCAAAAATTGGCACAGCAGTTAAAAAAGAAAGGTATTACCCAAATTCAGCAGTTGATTGCTGATGATAGTTATATTCAAGGTGATATTGTTAACCCCACCTGGCAATGGGAAGATGTGCAGTCAGATTATGGCGCACCAGTCAGTAGCTTTATTCTGAATCAAAATATTTTTAGCTTAAAACTTGTACCGCAGGCTGTAGGTAAATCTTTACAATTAGTGTGGATTGATCCTGGTGAAGCGAAACAGTGGCGGATAATTAATCAGTCAGTAACCGTTCCCCAAAATCAACCGAACTACGTTAATGTTACCCGCGAATTGTCAGGAACAGTATTACGAATTCAAGGACAACTGGCAACGAATTCTGAACCATCTTTAATAGATTTGCCTGTAGTTGACCCTAATTATTACTTCTTACGACGCTTCCGTACTGCTTTAGCAACAGAAAAAATTAACTTGGGACAAACATTAGTAGTAAATGGTGGTGTGAATCAGCAAGAAATCGCATTTGTAGAGTCACCACCTTTAGCTGAATTATTAGCAGAAACTAATTTAAATAGTAATAATCTTTATTCTGAAGTACTGCTGAGAGCATTAGCTGTGAAAAAAATCAGACTGAAAAATCAGACTAGTGCTGATGTCGGTTTAGAAGTTGTCAAAGCAAGTTTAACTAAATTGGGGGTCGATCCAGCTAATTACATTTTAGTGGATGGTTCAGGTTTATCACGTCGTAACTTAGTAACACCAGAAGCTTTTGTACAAACTTTGCGGGCAATTGCAAGAACACCAACAGCATATATATATCGGGCATCTTTACCTGTGGCGGGTAAAAGTGGAACTCTGAAAGGCCGCTTTCAAGAAACACCTGCTGAGGGCATTGTGCAAGCAAAAACAGGTACGTTAACGGGTGTAGTTTCTCTATCTGGATATATGAATGCGCCGAAGTATGAGCCGCTAGTTTTTAGTATTATCGTGAATCAGTCGGATCAGTCTGCAACAGTAATACGGCAGGCAATTGATGAAGTTGTTGTATTGTTGACACAGTTGCAGCATTGTTAA
- a CDS encoding LD-carboxypeptidase gives MPSKILPPPLKPGDLLRVIAPSGALREFEEFKQSLEIWRSRGYKLEISPQIDDKWGYLAGTDETRRQQLAAAWQDPDCRGILCARGGFGSTRILEDWNWPNSGLPKWLIGFSDITALLWSLYTAGISGVHGPVMTTLADESDWSIKRLFDWVEGSSFTPLKGCGWGGGVVTGALLPGNLTVATHLLGTPILPHLDGVILAFEDVTEAPYRIDRMLTQWRLSGALSQVCGIALGGFTRCEAPPTISSFSVEEVLRDRLGDLGIPIVSDLPFGHDSPNAALPVGVEVTLDGDAGILAIAHPH, from the coding sequence ATGCCATCCAAAATCTTACCACCGCCCTTAAAACCTGGAGACTTATTACGAGTAATTGCCCCTAGTGGTGCTTTGCGAGAATTTGAGGAATTTAAACAGAGTCTAGAAATTTGGCGATCGCGTGGCTACAAACTAGAAATCAGTCCCCAGATAGATGACAAATGGGGTTATCTAGCAGGGACAGATGAAACCCGTCGTCAACAGCTAGCAGCAGCATGGCAAGATCCTGATTGTCGTGGTATTCTCTGTGCCAGAGGTGGTTTTGGCAGCACCCGCATCTTAGAAGATTGGAATTGGCCAAACTCAGGGCTTCCCAAGTGGCTTATAGGCTTTTCTGATATCACAGCTTTATTATGGAGTCTTTATACAGCAGGAATTTCCGGCGTTCACGGCCCTGTAATGACAACTTTGGCAGATGAGTCAGATTGGTCTATTAAACGATTATTTGATTGGGTAGAAGGTAGTTCTTTCACACCTCTTAAAGGTTGCGGTTGGGGTGGTGGTGTGGTTACTGGCGCTTTGTTACCAGGTAATCTGACAGTGGCTACTCACCTTTTGGGTACACCAATCTTGCCACATCTGGATGGTGTAATTCTGGCCTTCGAGGATGTTACCGAAGCACCTTATCGAATTGACAGGATGCTGACGCAGTGGCGTTTGAGTGGTGCTTTGTCTCAAGTCTGCGGTATTGCTTTAGGCGGTTTTACTCGTTGTGAAGCGCCACCAACGATATCTAGTTTTAGTGTAGAAGAAGTATTGCGCGATCGCTTGGGTGATTTGGGGATTCCCATTGTCTCCGATTTACCTTTTGGCCATGATAGTCCCAATGCAGCCTTACCAGTGGGTGTAGAGGTAACTTTAGATGGGGATGCAGGAATATTAGCGATCGCGCATCCCCATTAA